The nucleotide sequence TACTACAATCGGTTGACAGAACTGGGCGTCAAGACCGAGCTTTACATTCCGGATATAAATGAAAGCGAAGAAATTCACGGGTATATGAGTACCATCGATTCGAAAGCGACCAAGACGTATGTAGAGAAAAAACTTAAGTTCTTAGATAGCCTGAATTGATGTTGAGCAAGTGATGGTAGCAGTTCAATGACCTTGAATAGTGATTCTTATAAAAGACGGGGTGAGGATAAGTTCTCGCTCCTTTTTTTCTTTGTCTATTCCAATTCACTTTTCAAAATATGATATGCAGCTTTTTGATTAAAATACAGAGGGAATCTAATAGAGGAGGAGTCACAAGGCTTAAGTTTACATATCATGAATTTATCGGAAGGAAAGGAGCTGAATATAGAGTTCCTTTCTTTTTTGTTTCAAGTACGGCTTTTTCTTGAGCTTTAAATGATAAATGAATTGAAAGTTTGAATAAATTTCGACTAAGACTCGTTATATTGGCTGAAACCTTTTTAATATATAATATTGTATTTATATGGTATTAGTTCTAAATATAGTAATAGAAATTATTTTCAACTCCTAGAACTGGCTTTTTGGTTGATTTATAAATATCTGAAGTCGAGCAAAATGTAGAGAAATTATATATAACAAGTGAGGCTACCGATTTTAATGAGAAAAGTAATTTTGGAAGTTAATAATCTAGTAAAGAAATACATAGGTAAAGGGTTCGAAGTTGAGGCATTAAGAGGTATTTCGTTCAATTTATATGCGGGGGAATTTGTCGCAATTATGGGAACGAGTGGCTCTGGAAAAAGCACGTTGCTCAATGTAATCGGCGCATTAGATGAACCGACCAGCGGCAAAATACGTTTGAATGGAGTAGATTCGGAAAGTTTCTTTACAGAACCGAAAGCCACGGACTACCGCCGGGAAAATATCGGATTTATTTTTCAAGCCTATAACTTGTTGAAAGACTTGACGGTGGAAGAGAATATTTCGCTGCCATTGCTCTTGAAAGAGGAATCAAAAGAAGCCATCGAGAGAAAAACAACCAGTATGATCGAACGGATGGGGTTAACAAAGTGGAAAGCACATCGTCCAGTCCAATTATCGGGCGGGCAGCAACAGCGCATCGCCATTGGTCGCGCACTTATCGGGGAACCTCCCATACTGTTGGCAGACGAATTGACGGGGAATTTAGATGCCAATACGTCCGAAGAAATCCTGGGCGTATTGACCTCCATGAAAAAAGAACTGAACCAAAGCATACT is from Planococcus liqunii and encodes:
- a CDS encoding ABC transporter ATP-binding protein, whose protein sequence is MRKVILEVNNLVKKYIGKGFEVEALRGISFNLYAGEFVAIMGTSGSGKSTLLNVIGALDEPTSGKIRLNGVDSESFFTEPKATDYRRENIGFIFQAYNLLKDLTVEENISLPLLLKEESKEAIERKTTSMIERMGLTKWKAHRPVQLSGGQQQRIAIGRALIGEPPILLADELTGNLDANTSEEILGVLTSMKKELNQSILVVTHDPKVATYADRVLFFHDGAIITEYECSGKQDLEHIMKISQDILKGPAV